From the Solibacillus sp. FSL R5-0449 genome, one window contains:
- the dnaN gene encoding DNA polymerase III subunit beta codes for MKFTILRDRLLAGLNDVMKAVSSKTTIPILTGIKIDVTNEGMTLTGSDADITIQTFIPVEENGEQIMDITQTGSIVLQARMYNEIIRKLPTNEVEIEITNGYATIIRSGKSEFHLIGSDATEYPQLPEIAADRQFTIPTDLLKSVIRETVFAVATSESRPVLTGVNWKVEGDALICVATDSHRLARRKVNLENLPNDITSVVIPGKSLNELNKILEDTNNPVQIVLTNQHVLFKTDDVLFFSRLLEGNYPDTSRLIPEEFKTMITINGKSLLQAIDRASLLAREDRNNVVRFETLENQTVEISSNSPEIGKVEEQIQVESLEGETLKISFSAKYMMEALKAIDGQDVVIEFTGAMRPFILRSVADDAILQLILPVRTY; via the coding sequence AACAACGATCCCTATTTTAACGGGGATTAAAATTGATGTTACAAACGAAGGTATGACGTTAACTGGTAGTGATGCAGACATTACAATCCAGACATTCATTCCTGTAGAAGAAAATGGCGAACAGATTATGGATATTACACAAACAGGTTCTATTGTGCTGCAAGCTCGTATGTACAATGAAATTATCCGTAAATTGCCTACTAATGAAGTAGAAATCGAAATTACAAACGGATATGCAACGATTATTCGTTCAGGTAAGTCTGAGTTCCACCTTATTGGCTCAGATGCAACAGAATATCCACAGCTACCTGAAATTGCTGCAGACCGCCAATTTACGATTCCAACAGATTTACTAAAATCAGTTATTAGAGAAACTGTCTTTGCTGTAGCGACATCGGAAAGCCGTCCGGTGTTGACAGGTGTAAACTGGAAAGTAGAAGGCGATGCATTAATATGCGTTGCAACGGATAGTCATCGTTTAGCGCGTCGTAAAGTGAATCTTGAAAATTTACCAAATGATATTACTTCAGTAGTAATTCCAGGTAAAAGCTTAAATGAATTGAACAAAATTTTAGAGGACACAAATAATCCTGTTCAAATCGTACTGACAAACCAGCATGTATTGTTTAAAACAGATGATGTCCTGTTCTTCTCTCGTCTATTAGAAGGCAATTATCCGGATACATCACGTCTAATTCCGGAAGAGTTTAAAACAATGATTACGATTAACGGCAAATCTTTATTGCAGGCAATTGACCGTGCTTCGCTTTTAGCACGTGAAGACCGCAATAATGTTGTTCGTTTTGAAACATTGGAAAATCAAACAGTCGAAATTTCATCAAATTCACCTGAGATTGGTAAAGTTGAAGAGCAGATCCAAGTGGAAAGTCTGGAAGGCGAAACATTAAAGATTTCATTTAGTGCGAAATATATGATGGAAGCCTTAAAAGCGATTGATGGACAAGATGTAGTAATCGAATTTACAGGTGCAATGCGCCCGTTCATCTTACGATCAGTAGCGGATGATGCAATACTGCAGCTGATTTTACCGGTACGTACTTACTAA